One window of the Cryptomeria japonica chromosome 7, Sugi_1.0, whole genome shotgun sequence genome contains the following:
- the LOC131856546 gene encoding F-box/kelch-repeat protein At1g80440-like: protein MDFLQELPEQIFRDILLRVPYKSQSNIKQLLEPAKEMMESFQFYQDRIKFGLTKKYICLLLSNKRISMYDPIDESSELLPHIPTNANVHKIINVNHKIVVLDEEDNVIPHFLIYDLLSNTWKCGARIPTHRHRFYPFACCASPDGSIYIAGGYNKYGGNNDHLREAAIYKVDEDKWELLPEMPQEIGNCKGVFIEGMFYVIGIVNNRCQRFDPNTRVWTTITTNMSLPHFGLDILYAFGRLIAFNNEGIMQYDWEGNVWRELEPLPQLFTLFVRATVWCDQIFFCGNTHTLPHSEFYMYKPGPAFPQRWIYVDAPNISRELLVYTLATVEV, encoded by the coding sequence ATGGACTTTTTGCAGGAACTCCCTGAGCAAATATTTCGAGACATCTTATTAAGAGTGCCATACAAATCTCAATCAAACATTAAACAGCTGTTGGAACCTGCTAAAGAAATGATGGAAAGTTTTCAGTTTTATCAAGATAGAATTAAGTTTGGGCTGACTAAGAAATATATATGCTTGCTCCTGTCTAATAAGAGGATATCTATGTACGATCCTATTGATGAATCATCTGAACTGCTCCCTCATATTCCAACAAACGCAAATGTTCATAAGATTATAAATGTGAATCACAAGATTGTTGTGCTGGACGAGGAAGATAATGTTATTCCACACTTTTTGATATATGATTTATTATCTAATACATGGAAGTGTGGTGCTAGAATTCCCACCCACAGACATCGATTTTATCCATTTGCATGTTGTGCCTCCCCTGATGGATCGATTTACATTGCAGGAGGATATAACAAATATGGAGGAAATAATGATCACCTCCGTGAAGCAGCAATTTATAAAGTAGACGAAGACAAGTGGGAGCTTCTTCCTGAGATGCCCCAAGAAATTGGCAATTGTAAGGGTGTTTTTATTGAAGGAATGTTCTATGTCATTGGTATTGTCAATAATAGATGTCAAAGATTTGATCCCAACACAAGAGTATGGACaacgataacaacaaatatgtcttTGCCTCACTTTGGCCTTGACATTTTGTATGCGTTTGGACGACTAATTGCGTTTAATAATGAAGGAATAATGCAATATGATTGGGAAGGAAATGTATGGAGAGAATTGGAACCTCTCCCTCAACTCTTTACTTTATTTGTTCGTGCCACAGTGTGGTGTGATCAAATTTTCTTTTGTGGAAATACTCATACTCTTCCACATTCAGAATTTTATATGTATAAACCTGGACCAGCTTTTCCTCAGAGGTGGATTTATGTTGATGCACCGAACATTTCTCGGGAATTGCTTGTCTACACTCTTGCCACTGTAGAAGTTTAA